The nucleotide window TGTTTAATTTAAAAGCGTTATGACATTATAACTCAATGGGGGATAGTAGACGAGCTATTAGGGTGTACAAAAATATAGGTATTGGATTTAAGTTATGAACaccgaaaatgaaaaaaaaattattttacacCGTCAGTGTAGATTACTTAATAAGTTAATTCACACTTTTTATTTGGTATCAATCAATATTTGTTATAAAACTAGATTTACTAGTAATTATCTgacaagtgatataattgtttaaatattttttacactAGTCAATGCATAACTCATGACCATCGCATTACAAATGCCAAATCACTACTTCGGTTTCATATTTTTATTTGAGGGATaaattaaacaaagaaatgaaaagaaagataaatagATACTAATTATATTGTCTTTTTTTAAATAAGAAgagaaacaaaaattcaaaaaaattaataCCAGCGAAAGCAATACCTTAATAAAGAAAGTCTTCCACAAGTTAAATGTATTTTTGTGATATACATTATACTATAGATAGATAATGATAATTCATTGGGTGAGATTGACCCAGTTGTAATAGACCTAATCCAATATGCTCAAAGCGCCGCTAAAAAGGAATATTTGGAAACCAAGTATTTCAAAAGCCTATCCTATGAAGTAACTTTTCTAATTCTTTTATTTACGCAACTTGTTAAATTAGCACAAGTTACTCCATCACTTTCTTTCATAAAAACATAATAAGTCAAAAGGTTTTAGATAAAAAATTTCGTGATATAATTGTTGCGTTAATCTTAGAGGTGATAGGTtcaaaaaattttctttatttggtATACGATATCTGTATTGGAGCTTCGATTAATTAAGATTTATGTTACAAAAAGCCCATAAATGGAGGAAACACTCCCTATCaggattttttcttattttcaaagTTCGAAATCGAGATCTCTGACTAAGTATGAAGAGATCCTATTTATTCAGCAATGACTCTTGATGGTATAAAAAATTTCAATTATCAGCAAATATTCATTGTCTAAAAGTAAACTAAGAAATGACAAGAGTAAGAAAGAAGAGTCTTTTAAGGCGCAAAATAATATAGCTACCTTTTGTTGataatgtaactttttttttcttctatctaATCACTTAAAATTTAATGTTGACAATTATCTATATCAAGTGAAATTAGTAATCAACAAAATAAGATAAAGAATTTCTTATGACATATTAAACAAAATTACACCTATAACATAAATATTAcattataataatataaattaataataataataataataataataataataataaaactaacggACTTCGGAGGATTGATGAAGGCAAATGCGAATGCAGCTTTTGAGCTATGAGTTTAACtaaaatttaatataattatataagtaaaaaatatgacaaatattaaaaattaaaattttaaaatttaaatgatGCACCCGTATTTGTGTTATGGTTGTAGAGAGCAAGTTGAAAGATGTGCACCAGCACCGTATAACCCAGCGCCGCGTCTGAGTATTGGGACCGTTATGTAATTCTTATTCAACAAACACTTGCTCTTATCTTAATGCAAAAAAAGAAACTTTTTATTTCTTCATTTGTCtcaaacaaacaaaaagaaagattACGTTACACGTTAATTGTTTAAATGCCATCCTCTTTACACTTTCCTAAAACCCCTCTCCCGAGAtactattttatattttattgcgCTGTCATTATCTAAAGTTCAATAGTAGtattattttcttcattgttcGGTTTTAGTTTTAATAATATTAACTACTCTATTAAGCTTTCTCACTCATCTGACTTTTATTACTACCATTTCTTGTGTGTCAGAAAATTCACATAATATCCCATTCTTCATCTCCAAGAAAATACCCACAATCTTCATTCTTGGGTCaatacaatttatacaaaaacCTCTGTTTAACACTTTTCCTATTTTCTTCTGATGGATACTTTGGATGGTTCAGAAAATGCAAATATTTCTCCTACATCTCCCAATTCGACCACTTTTGGAGTTCAATTCAGTCCACTGCGCTTCTTCCAATCCCCAGTTTCCACTTTACTTGAGTATTCCGGACTACTTCGGGTCCGACCCGATAACCCTGAAACGGAGCCTCTTGTAGCTGATAATTTTAATAGCAATGTTAGTGGAGATAGTAATAGTAGTACTGGGGAGGTTTCAATTAGAATAACTGAGGTTGAGGATAGTGGGGAGGGAGAGGGGAGTGGTTCTGTTGAGGAGAGGGAGGGTTCTGGTGTGGACGCGTCCACGGCGCCTACTGTTAGtgctgaggatgatgatgatgctgggAGTAATAATAGGGATTCGGCGTACCAAAGATTTGATATACAGCAAGTGGCTAGGTGGATTGAGCAGATTCTTCCATTTTCCTTGCTTCTCTTGTTTGTTTTCATCCGCCAGCATTTGCAAGGTATATGAAACTTTGAGAATTTTGTACTAATATTACTCTGATAATGTTGTTTAGCTTATGCAAAAAGAATATGAGAAATCTTAGTTTGAGTTTGTGAGCTGAGCATGCGATTATTTTTTGATGAACCTGGTGTTATTGTTTCAGTATTGATATAGCTTGGGAAATAAGGGTTTGTACCTTTGTATGTAGTGTGTTGGCTGGCTTAGGCGATGTTGTATTTCAAAAGGGTGTTGAACGGTCATGGTCAATCACAAATTACAGTATCTGTGGCTATTAGCAATCTCTTTTTGATGTAAATAGAAAATAGGTTCCACTCAATATTTTAGGTGTAGATGTACTTTTTTGGGTGATATGCAGTCATATTACTGTATATATGTGTATGCTGTGGCAGATAAAAAGGAATACACATCAAACTGAGTAGCCTTCAGTTCTCATGATAAATTTATATATCGAGGCTATAGAATGGCTACATTGTCGGCCTTGGTGTTTGCCCTAGGCTTGACTGCCTAGACGATTACTGACGAATTTTGGGATTTAACTCCCCAGTGTCTTTAATTAGATTCTTTGATATCCTCATATCAGCTCTTGGTGTTACAGAAACCTTCATGGGATATTTATTCTTTAACTGTTTTCTGGTGTTTCTATGTACTGATAACTGCAATCATTTGAGCTAGATATTGTAGGACAATTGCCAGGATAAATGATAATCTCATGAAATTGGTTAGGAACTTATATGTGATTTTTGATGGAAGCTGTTGAATATGAAAGCGTTTTAATAGTGAAGGTGGTAATGTTAACGACCGCTCGTAACCAATTAGGGCAATGTGCTGCTTTCAGTTTTTTGGTTTTGCTGAAAGAAATTTTAAAGTATAACAAAGAAAACTGAGGGAGAGTTAAAGCTCTCTGCCTATCCACATATATAGAAAGATGAGGACTGCTTCGTAACTGAAGCTTGTTTAGCTTATGCAGTTTGAAATGTAGGGATTTCAAATGGACTATGAAGGCGTAACTGATCCTTTGTCTTTCACCTTCtttatgtttattatttactGAACCTTCTCCCAGAGATGTTACACAGCATATGTGATTTTTTTTGCTATATGACAAGATTTAGTAGAGTTGCCGGTGGTCCTTTCCCCTGAGTGGTGCATATGAAACCAAGTGAACCTTAAAAAGCCTTTAAAAAACGGAAAGGCACTTTGATTGGAGTGGCATTTTGATAAAAGCTTAGTTTATCAGATAAGAAGAAGGTAGATGGGGCCACTTGTTGCCTTTGTCATGTGGAGAGTGCATTATGAAGTTTGCTGTAGAAGTAGCATTATTGACTATTTAAATTGACTCATGCTTGATAagcttggtttttctttttccttttccttggTAGACTTTCAAGTTAAAAAAACTATTCCCAAGAGAAGAAAACAGTGATTAAGTTCAACCCAAATTgcacaaatgcacaattttccAAGCAAATTTCTTCCTGTTTCATGATTCATGTATATCATgctttttttttgtataatcatatacatgtatatcgTGCTAACTTTCGATTATGCTGAATCACATTCGCCATTATATTCTAATTCTTGGACTGCAGGTTTCTTTGTCACAATTTGGATCACTGCCTTCATGTTCAAGTCAAATGACATTCTTCGGAAGCAGACAGCATTAAAGGTGTAATATGCGCTCCATTTGCTGAAttctgatttctttttctttcaatgcAACTTCTATTTTCATCTATCATCAGTAGAAAGATTAAGGAAAACTGAGAGTCCTGCCATTATGAATTCTGACTTTTGCAGGGAGAGAGAAAGATAGACGTCCTTGTTGGTTATTTTGTGGTTTTCGTCATTCATGTTATTGGAATCTACTGGTGGTATCGCAATGATGACCTTTTCTATCCATTGCTTATGGTTCCTCCGAAGGTCATCCCACCTTTCTGGCATGCTATTTTCATGATTCTGGTAAATGGTATGGTTCTTGATCTGCCTAATACTTCTATTTGTTGTTCACACGTTATTATGGAGTATACATGCTGTTGACCTTCTAATAATCTCCCAACGTGTTGTTATCAATTGCATAAATACACTAAAGAATTAAAACGGGTGCTTTTGAACTCATAGCTTAAATCTGACATGTTCTTCTGATTTTGGCCATTCTTGTGCTCGCTTGAATGAAAAGTCAAATGCGTTTATTCTTTTTTTCCCTTCTTGTGGGTTCGGTAGTCAGGTTTATTTCTGGCAATCATATAGTGGAAAACCTCTTTCCTTCTGAACCAGCTCCATACCTTCTTCTCCCCCACCCTACCAAACTTAtggaaagagaaaaaagaaagaaaagaacctcTAAAGATAGGGCCAGATCTCCCAGAT belongs to Nicotiana tabacum cultivar K326 chromosome 6, ASM71507v2, whole genome shotgun sequence and includes:
- the LOC107773244 gene encoding uncharacterized protein LOC107773244, whose protein sequence is MDTLDGSENANISPTSPNSTTFGVQFSPLRFFQSPVSTLLEYSGLLRVRPDNPETEPLVADNFNSNVSGDSNSSTGEVSIRITEVEDSGEGEGSGSVEEREGSGVDASTAPTVSAEDDDDAGSNNRDSAYQRFDIQQVARWIEQILPFSLLLLFVFIRQHLQGFFVTIWITAFMFKSNDILRKQTALKGERKIDVLVGYFVVFVIHVIGIYWWYRNDDLFYPLLMVPPKVIPPFWHAIFMILVNDTMVRQAAMALKLVLLMYYKNGRGHNFRRQGQMLTLVEYTLLLYRGLLPTPVWYRFFLNKDYGSLFSSLTTGLYLTFKLTSIVEKVKSFYTALKALSKKEVHYGSHATPEQVNAAGDLCAICQEKMHAPILLRCKHIFCEDCVSEWFERERTCPLCRALVRPADLRSFGDGSTSLFFQLF